A single Streptococcus thermophilus DNA region contains:
- the trpS gene encoding tryptophan--tRNA ligase, with translation MAKPIILTGDRPTGKLHLGHYVGSLKNRVLLQNEDKYKMFVFLADQQALTDHAKESEIIKESIGNVALDYLSVGLDPAKSTIFIQSQIPELAELTMYYLNLVSLARLERNPTVKTEIAQKGFGESIPTGFLVYPISQAADITAFKANYVPVGNDQKPMIEQTREIVRSFNHTYNCDILVEPEGIYPENEAAGRLPGLDGNAKMSKSLGNGIFLSDDEDTVRKKVMSMYTDPNHIRVEDPGQIEGNMVFHYLDIFGREEDAVTIAEMKEHYQRGGLGDVKTKRYLLEILERELTPIRERRLEYAKDMGEVFRMLENGSQAAREVAGQTLVEVKEAMGIKYF, from the coding sequence ATGGCGAAACCTATTATTTTGACGGGAGACCGTCCAACAGGAAAACTACATCTTGGACACTATGTAGGTAGTCTAAAGAATCGTGTACTGTTACAAAACGAAGATAAATACAAGATGTTTGTATTTTTAGCTGACCAGCAAGCCCTTACTGATCACGCTAAAGAATCAGAAATTATAAAAGAATCGATTGGGAATGTTGCTTTAGATTATCTTTCTGTAGGTTTGGATCCAGCGAAGTCGACTATTTTTATTCAAAGTCAGATTCCTGAGTTAGCTGAGTTGACTATGTATTACCTGAACCTAGTTTCATTGGCTCGTTTAGAGCGTAATCCAACAGTTAAGACGGAAATTGCTCAAAAAGGCTTCGGAGAATCTATTCCAACAGGATTTCTAGTTTATCCAATTTCTCAGGCAGCTGATATCACGGCATTTAAAGCTAATTATGTTCCTGTGGGGAATGACCAAAAGCCAATGATTGAGCAGACACGTGAAATTGTACGTAGTTTTAATCATACTTACAACTGCGATATTTTGGTTGAACCAGAGGGAATCTACCCTGAAAATGAGGCTGCAGGACGCCTCCCAGGTCTAGATGGTAATGCTAAGATGTCTAAATCCTTGGGTAATGGAATCTTCCTTTCTGATGATGAGGATACTGTTCGTAAAAAAGTTATGAGCATGTATACTGATCCAAATCATATTCGTGTGGAAGATCCAGGCCAAATCGAAGGTAATATGGTTTTCCATTATCTTGATATCTTTGGTCGCGAAGAAGATGCTGTTACAATTGCTGAAATGAAGGAACATTATCAGCGCGGTGGTTTGGGAGATGTGAAAACAAAACGTTATCTTCTAGAAATTTTAGAACGTGAGTTGACTCCAATTCGTGAACGTCGTTTAGAGTATGCCAAGGATATGGGAGAAGTGTTCCGTATGCTTGAAAATGGTAGTCAAGCTGCGCGCGAGGTTGCTGGACAAACATTAGTAGAAGTAAAAGAAGCGATGGGAATTAAATATTTCTAA